A single uncultured Acetobacterium sp. DNA region contains:
- a CDS encoding NAD(P)H-dependent oxidoreductase subunit E → MNTEYKEVITRAMEYGGILDAMLALQEKDGYLNGEAVEALGKAFNMFPSEVYDTATFYSMLRFEPQSITEILICRGAPCHVAGSVEVIAAIEKEIGIKIGEKTDDGRYSFDYTECLGQCQAATAVLINGKLHTNVTPEGIAVLLRKGGPEESWKK, encoded by the coding sequence ATGAACACAGAATATAAAGAAGTAATAACCCGGGCAATGGAATACGGCGGGATACTTGACGCCATGCTGGCACTGCAGGAAAAAGATGGCTATCTGAATGGCGAGGCTGTTGAAGCGCTTGGAAAAGCATTTAATATGTTTCCTTCCGAAGTATATGATACCGCAACTTTTTACAGCATGCTGAGATTTGAACCACAAAGTATCACCGAGATTTTAATCTGCCGCGGGGCACCCTGTCATGTGGCCGGTTCAGTTGAAGTGATTGCTGCAATTGAAAAGGAAATTGGCATCAAAATCGGAGAAAAAACAGACGATGGAAGATACTCCTTTGATTATACCGAATGCTTGGGGCAGTGTCAGGCAGCAACGGCTGTTTTAATAAATGGAAAACTGCATACAAATGTCACGCCGGAAGGGATAGCTGTTTTGCTTAGAAAAGGAGGTCCAGAAGAATCATGGAAGAAGTAA
- the nuoF gene encoding NADH-quinone oxidoreductase subunit NuoF encodes MEEVRITLRNAGKINPEQIEDYIKVGGYTALKKARETGREQLINMLEQSGKLRGRGGAGFNTGLKWSGAFKAKGAIKYVVCNADEGEPGTYKDRMIIESDPHTILEGILIGAYAIDAKECYIYCRGEYENSIRILRKAIAQAEEKGICGDVKIRVHSGAGSYVCGEETALLNSLEGKRAEPRLKPPFPTVAGFNAKPTVVNNVETFATIPAVVEKGSDWFCSIGAEQYPGTKVFSLSGDIANKGCFEAATNVKLRDIIDGFGGGVANGKQLKAVQLGGSSCGFLKPEQLDTQVDLDSMRAIGGSLGSGAVLVIDDSHNMVDILVGIAKFFNHESCGKCTPCREGTLRVVELIEKIAAGNGSSKDLEEIKLLSDYMNRSAFCPLGQSATTAITSAMSLFPEDFSAKIAKEV; translated from the coding sequence ATGGAAGAAGTAAGAATAACATTACGCAATGCCGGAAAAATAAATCCCGAACAGATTGAAGATTATATCAAAGTTGGCGGATATACGGCGTTAAAAAAGGCCAGAGAAACGGGACGGGAGCAGCTCATCAATATGCTGGAACAATCAGGAAAACTTCGTGGCCGCGGTGGTGCCGGATTTAATACCGGACTGAAATGGAGTGGCGCATTTAAGGCTAAAGGGGCGATTAAATATGTTGTCTGCAATGCTGATGAAGGCGAACCGGGTACATATAAAGACCGGATGATTATCGAGTCTGATCCGCATACGATTCTGGAAGGGATTTTGATCGGGGCTTATGCGATTGATGCAAAAGAGTGTTACATTTATTGTCGCGGTGAATATGAAAACAGCATCCGGATTCTGCGAAAGGCCATCGCACAGGCAGAAGAAAAAGGGATTTGCGGGGATGTGAAAATTCGTGTTCATTCCGGGGCTGGTTCTTATGTGTGTGGCGAAGAAACTGCACTTTTAAATTCGCTGGAAGGCAAGCGGGCGGAACCGAGATTAAAACCACCATTTCCGACGGTTGCAGGTTTCAATGCCAAGCCGACGGTTGTAAATAATGTCGAAACATTTGCAACGATACCGGCGGTTGTTGAAAAAGGCTCCGATTGGTTCTGCTCAATCGGCGCTGAGCAATACCCGGGAACAAAGGTATTTTCTTTGAGTGGGGATATTGCCAATAAAGGATGTTTTGAAGCGGCAACCAATGTAAAACTTCGTGATATCATCGATGGTTTTGGTGGCGGCGTTGCAAATGGCAAGCAATTAAAAGCCGTCCAGCTGGGCGGAAGTTCGTGTGGATTTCTAAAACCAGAACAATTGGATACCCAGGTGGATCTGGATTCGATGCGTGCAATCGGCGGGTCGCTCGGTTCAGGAGCGGTGCTTGTCATTGACGATAGCCACAATATGGTCGACATACTGGTCGGCATTGCAAAGTTTTTTAATCATGAGTCATGCGGAAAATGTACGCCATGCCGTGAAGGGACACTCAGGGTTGTAGAACTGATCGAGAAGATCGCAGCTGGAAACGGAAGTAGCAAAGATTTAGAAGAAATTAAATTATTGTCTGACTATATGAACAGGTCGGCCTTCTGCCCATTGGGGCAGTCTGCCACAACAGCAATAACCAGTGCAATGTCACTTTTTCCTGAAGATTTCAGTGCGAAGATAGCTAAGGAGGTGTAA
- a CDS encoding [Fe-Fe] hydrogenase large subunit C-terminal domain-containing protein translates to MEMINININGNDFSVDAESTILEAATANGIQIPTLCTIKGIDSRASCRMCMVEVKGERVFQPACATKVRKGMEVDTDTLAIRKSRKTTLELLLSRHAVDCHHCLRIGNSRCDDLDPAFCEMCFFCECVRDGCCELQALAREYKVDVLPYPHENIDQKIDKSTGSIIRNPNKCVKCRRCVDVCNDIQTVHNLSIINRGSNTKIVPEMDKNMKDSPCVQCGRCVDVCPTGALFVEEHTDEVLFYTHNYGIETAALVSSNTLKKLAELFHIDTPVMEAELVVAGLRKIGVDYVYTDEVVNQLSAKDGEKALLKALETKKETVIITDSYAAEKFVKQNFANLAPKLVTYDSPQRIFSKHMKQTFAGDQNHDTSDFRLIAVTEGGENAADAYENKSVDFVITARELYSIFLRTGVNPKKRQPLKPDSIVVSPKELPATAFFAPVEWSMEKDIKQTEFVLNGNRIKAAIATNLGQVGVLLEEVQNGNSPYRVIRINA, encoded by the coding sequence ATGGAAATGATCAACATTAATATAAACGGCAACGATTTTTCTGTGGATGCAGAAAGTACAATTCTTGAAGCCGCAACAGCAAATGGCATACAGATTCCGACATTGTGCACCATAAAAGGAATCGACTCCAGGGCAAGCTGCAGAATGTGCATGGTTGAAGTAAAAGGTGAAAGAGTCTTTCAGCCTGCTTGTGCAACCAAAGTCAGAAAAGGGATGGAAGTCGATACCGATACACTGGCAATCCGCAAGTCAAGAAAAACAACCTTGGAGCTTTTGCTTTCGCGTCATGCGGTCGATTGTCATCATTGTTTGAGAATTGGAAATTCTCGATGTGATGATCTGGATCCTGCTTTTTGCGAGATGTGCTTTTTCTGCGAGTGTGTCAGGGATGGATGTTGTGAACTCCAGGCCTTAGCACGTGAATACAAGGTCGATGTACTGCCGTATCCGCATGAGAACATCGATCAGAAAATAGATAAAAGTACTGGCTCGATTATCCGTAATCCGAACAAGTGTGTAAAATGCCGTCGATGTGTAGATGTCTGTAATGATATTCAGACAGTCCATAACTTAAGTATCATCAACAGAGGATCGAATACGAAAATTGTACCGGAAATGGATAAAAACATGAAAGACAGTCCATGTGTACAATGTGGACGTTGTGTGGATGTCTGTCCCACCGGGGCTCTTTTCGTTGAAGAACATACGGATGAAGTTCTTTTTTATACACATAATTATGGTATCGAGACGGCGGCACTGGTTTCATCAAATACGCTAAAAAAACTTGCGGAGCTGTTTCACATAGACACCCCTGTTATGGAGGCAGAGCTGGTTGTTGCCGGGCTTCGCAAAATTGGGGTGGATTATGTCTATACCGATGAGGTTGTCAATCAGCTGTCAGCGAAAGATGGCGAAAAGGCACTATTAAAAGCACTTGAAACAAAAAAAGAAACAGTGATTATTACCGACAGTTATGCCGCAGAAAAATTTGTAAAACAAAATTTTGCAAATCTGGCTCCGAAGCTAGTTACTTATGACTCGCCGCAACGCATTTTTTCAAAACACATGAAACAAACCTTTGCGGGGGATCAGAATCATGATACCTCTGACTTTCGTCTAATCGCAGTTACCGAGGGCGGGGAAAACGCAGCCGATGCTTATGAAAATAAAAGTGTGGATTTCGTAATTACGGCAAGAGAATTATACAGTATTTTTCTTAGAACCGGTGTGAATCCCAAAAAAAGACAGCCATTAAAACCAGATAGCATTGTGGTATCACCAAAAGAGCTACCAGCAACTGCATTCTTTGCACCGGTAGAATGGTCAATGGAAAAAGACATTAAGCAAACGGAATTTGTGTTAAATGGAAACCGTATAAAAGCAGCAATCGCAACGAATTTGGGACAGGTAGGGGTATTGTTGGAGGAAGTGCAAAATGGGAACTCCCCCTATCGTGTGATTCGAATTAACGCATAA
- a CDS encoding molybdopterin molybdotransferase MoeA produces the protein MNKPILADEAVELLLTISNFLKEESIPLTDTLNRVLSCDIYALFPMPPFNKSPYDGYALRSEDVADASVRHPVELSITEEILAGCAPQVKVTKGKTAKISTGAPMPEGADCTVKYEVVESDGKKVRITEPINKMENVILQGEESKQGEPLFSKGILVTPPIQGMLAAQGIAVCQVYAKPQASLICTGSELLEPGEPIQKAKIYNSNRYSIGSYLQAFGLNCHYEGTVADELEVIADKLEDALGKSDMVITTGGASVGDCDWAVAAAQKIGAKILFWKVQIKPGSSILAAEKDGKLILSLSGNPGAAVMSMIKIALPFIRRLCGRSDLYSKTIDVTLKYPVMKKSPVLRLVCGTLEIEDGRVLFAEKKVQGNGAISAFYNCNLIGEIPAGSGVVLAGTKIKAICFME, from the coding sequence ATGAATAAGCCAATTTTAGCGGATGAAGCAGTTGAACTGCTATTAACGATATCAAATTTTTTGAAAGAAGAAAGTATCCCATTGACAGATACACTAAATAGAGTACTTTCATGTGACATCTATGCATTGTTTCCGATGCCACCGTTTAACAAAAGTCCATATGATGGATATGCACTTCGCAGTGAGGATGTAGCAGACGCTTCGGTGCGTCATCCAGTTGAACTTAGCATCACAGAAGAAATTCTGGCTGGATGCGCTCCTCAAGTTAAAGTGACAAAAGGGAAAACCGCTAAAATATCGACAGGTGCACCAATGCCCGAGGGAGCCGATTGTACAGTCAAATATGAAGTAGTGGAAAGTGATGGGAAGAAGGTAAGAATAACGGAACCCATAAATAAAATGGAAAATGTAATTCTGCAAGGTGAGGAAAGCAAACAAGGGGAACCGTTATTTTCGAAAGGAATCCTGGTTACACCGCCGATTCAGGGCATGCTGGCAGCTCAGGGAATCGCTGTTTGTCAGGTGTATGCAAAGCCGCAGGCGTCACTTATCTGTACTGGTTCAGAATTGCTGGAACCGGGTGAGCCAATCCAGAAAGCAAAAATCTATAATTCAAACCGCTACAGCATCGGCAGTTATCTGCAAGCCTTTGGCCTGAATTGTCATTATGAAGGAACCGTTGCTGATGAGTTGGAAGTTATTGCGGATAAATTGGAGGATGCACTTGGAAAATCAGATATGGTTATCACAACCGGGGGCGCATCGGTAGGTGACTGTGATTGGGCAGTTGCGGCTGCCCAAAAAATTGGGGCAAAGATCCTATTCTGGAAGGTGCAGATAAAACCAGGCTCTTCCATTCTTGCCGCTGAGAAGGACGGAAAACTGATTCTGAGTCTTTCTGGAAATCCCGGAGCTGCTGTTATGAGCATGATTAAGATTGCGTTGCCATTTATTCGCAGACTGTGCGGCCGCAGTGATCTGTACTCAAAGACAATTGATGTTACGCTTAAGTATCCGGTTATGAAAAAAAGTCCAGTGTTAAGGTTGGTGTGTGGAACATTGGAAATTGAGGATGGCAGGGTGCTGTTTGCGGAAAAGAAAGTTCAGGGAAATGGCGCGATTTCAGCATTCTATAATTGCAATCTGATTGGGGAAATTCCTGCAGGAAGTGGCGTGGTTTTAGCAGGAACAAAAATAAAAGCAATTTGCTTTATGGAGTAA
- a CDS encoding molybdopterin-binding protein encodes MQLIKTEDAVGHVLCHDITQIIKGTVKEVIFRKGHIVVKEDIPVLLSVGKENLYIWEKQPGMLHENDAAQILYELCKGENMHASDVKEGKIELLADCDGLLKIDVEKMKQINALGEMMIASRHGNFPVKKGEKIAGTRIIPLVIENEKMKKAQEICSGKSIFQVKPFQPKKVGIITTGSEIYKHRIKDTFTPVIIEKLAEYHTEVVDQIICNDDHEMITTAIHTFLKQGVDMILCTGGMSVDPDDRTPLAIKNAGVRIVTYGAPVLPGAMFLLAYYEENSVPIVGLPGCVMYAKRTIFDLVLPRLMCGEILQKEDLSVLGQGGLCLCCETCTFPNCGFGKGS; translated from the coding sequence ATGCAATTAATAAAAACAGAGGATGCGGTAGGACATGTTCTTTGCCATGATATCACACAGATTATTAAAGGGACAGTCAAGGAGGTCATATTTCGTAAAGGTCACATCGTCGTTAAAGAAGATATTCCGGTTTTACTTTCGGTGGGAAAAGAAAATCTCTATATATGGGAAAAACAGCCCGGCATGCTCCATGAAAATGACGCAGCGCAGATTCTTTATGAGCTATGTAAGGGCGAAAATATGCATGCTTCTGATGTGAAAGAAGGGAAGATTGAACTGCTTGCAGATTGTGATGGATTACTTAAAATAGATGTGGAAAAAATGAAGCAGATCAATGCGCTGGGAGAGATGATGATTGCAAGCCGTCACGGGAACTTCCCGGTTAAAAAGGGCGAAAAGATTGCCGGAACCAGAATTATTCCACTTGTGATAGAAAATGAAAAAATGAAAAAAGCCCAGGAAATTTGCAGCGGAAAATCAATCTTCCAGGTAAAACCATTTCAACCTAAAAAGGTTGGCATCATCACAACCGGAAGTGAAATCTATAAGCATCGAATAAAAGATACATTTACGCCGGTAATTATCGAAAAGCTTGCGGAATACCATACTGAGGTCGTTGACCAGATTATATGTAATGATGATCATGAGATGATTACGACAGCGATTCATACCTTTTTAAAGCAGGGGGTTGATATGATTCTATGCACTGGCGGCATGAGTGTGGATCCGGATGACCGGACACCGCTGGCGATAAAAAATGCGGGAGTCAGGATTGTAACCTATGGAGCACCGGTACTTCCGGGAGCAATGTTTTTGCTTGCCTATTATGAAGAAAATAGCGTTCCGATCGTGGGCCTGCCTGGATGTGTAATGTATGCCAAACGAACCATTTTTGACCTGGTACTTCCCCGGTTAATGTGCGGCGAAATTTTACAAAAAGAAGATTTATCTGTTTTAGGACAAGGCGGTCTTTGCCTCTGTTGTGAAACATGTACATTCCCAAACTGCGGATTTGGAAAAGGGAGTTGA
- a CDS encoding molybdopterin-dependent oxidoreductase, whose translation MEAEWKQTSCYNCGVCCGLEIQIKDNQVVNVRPDKASMRSLGGYCCRKGRALKYFQHNKNRLDYPLKRVGDEFVRISWEQALSEIGEKVKEIKANFSPKAFGFYGVGLAADHVPMFPLHDMMDLVGSQWAFSPISVEFVSPWWASGKLMGRQFPPIEGEAFESEVFICWGANTYVAHNVGNARLAIRDASENPNRMFIAVDPCLSETARMAEMHIMPKNGTDALLIRAIISIIIQNGWEDKEFINNYTVGWAQSKKWFENFDVDKALEVCRVPKDQIMKFTRILCTKKWGVHPDLGLYFGRHATLSCYLLNLLQAVTGCLLKMGTNTMPNSYLSWGHYTDENTPGVWRTWKTNSFPTLAYFNGGALQECMEDPNENDRMRSLFVVAGNPARTWPDSNRLSKEFKNLDLMVVVDIAMTETCKCADYVLPGTTGYERFGGTIFSGGYPYSTLTLKQQLLDPVAERKDDAEILLNIIEASGLLPEIPQYLFDIAQEAVANNDRMAIIQPVNKFLAEVNREDCRKPVLYKVMGKAMGSVGKAVFWAHFIYGELSMENAMRVGYTFPHLHPDMESDPEMMALIIRDQVFGVVDASPSGNVIAGADGTIEGALKDQVLYPDKKIHLYDETVDKFIGNITPEKEAEGTSFTDEYPYLISAGTHSNEAGVNTNMRNPAAYQYRQPYVFKMNPEDAMEMDFKDGQWVKVTTKVGSIKAPIQYTYNAARGYGNISHYFGLFDEEGKAYGEAVNQLTSAQDIDEIAGDAIYRYVPCRVDVLEEGEEYGLWNYEK comes from the coding sequence ATGGAAGCTGAATGGAAACAGACCAGTTGCTATAACTGCGGTGTTTGCTGTGGCCTAGAAATTCAAATTAAAGATAATCAGGTTGTCAACGTTAGACCTGATAAAGCAAGTATGCGTTCTTTAGGCGGTTACTGTTGTAGAAAAGGGCGTGCTTTAAAATATTTCCAGCATAATAAGAATCGATTAGATTACCCACTTAAACGAGTTGGTGATGAATTCGTTCGTATTTCTTGGGAACAGGCATTGTCAGAAATTGGAGAAAAAGTAAAAGAGATAAAGGCTAATTTTAGTCCCAAAGCATTTGGTTTTTATGGCGTTGGTCTTGCAGCAGACCATGTTCCAATGTTCCCGCTTCACGATATGATGGATCTTGTTGGTTCACAATGGGCGTTCAGTCCAATTTCAGTAGAGTTTGTTTCTCCATGGTGGGCATCTGGCAAGTTAATGGGAAGACAATTCCCTCCTATTGAAGGTGAAGCATTTGAAAGTGAGGTTTTCATCTGTTGGGGTGCAAATACATATGTAGCACATAACGTCGGAAATGCCCGATTGGCGATTAGAGATGCATCAGAAAATCCAAACCGAATGTTTATTGCAGTTGATCCATGCTTATCAGAAACTGCCCGTATGGCAGAGATGCATATCATGCCAAAGAATGGTACAGATGCATTATTAATCAGAGCGATTATCTCAATCATTATACAAAATGGATGGGAAGATAAAGAATTTATTAATAATTACACAGTTGGTTGGGCTCAATCGAAGAAATGGTTTGAAAACTTTGATGTTGATAAAGCATTAGAAGTTTGTAGAGTACCGAAAGATCAAATCATGAAATTTACAAGAATTCTTTGTACAAAAAAATGGGGTGTTCACCCTGACCTTGGTCTATATTTCGGTAGACACGCTACATTAAGTTGTTATTTATTAAATTTACTTCAGGCAGTTACCGGATGCCTATTAAAAATGGGTACAAATACAATGCCAAACAGCTATCTCAGTTGGGGACATTACACTGATGAAAATACGCCAGGTGTATGGAGAACATGGAAAACAAATAGCTTCCCGACGCTTGCATATTTTAACGGCGGAGCACTTCAAGAATGTATGGAAGATCCAAATGAAAATGATAGAATGCGTTCTTTATTTGTAGTTGCTGGAAACCCGGCAAGAACATGGCCTGATTCAAATCGATTAAGCAAAGAGTTTAAAAATCTCGATTTAATGGTTGTTGTTGATATTGCAATGACTGAAACATGTAAGTGTGCAGATTATGTTCTGCCAGGAACAACTGGATATGAACGTTTTGGTGGAACTATTTTCTCAGGTGGATATCCTTATTCAACATTAACATTAAAACAACAATTACTTGATCCTGTCGCAGAAAGAAAAGACGATGCAGAGATTCTATTAAATATCATTGAAGCTTCTGGTCTTCTTCCAGAAATCCCACAATATCTTTTTGATATCGCTCAAGAAGCAGTGGCTAATAATGATCGAATGGCTATTATTCAACCCGTTAATAAATTTTTAGCTGAAGTAAATCGTGAAGATTGCAGAAAACCGGTTCTTTATAAAGTTATGGGTAAAGCGATGGGATCAGTTGGAAAAGCAGTTTTCTGGGCACACTTTATTTATGGTGAACTTTCAATGGAAAACGCCATGAGAGTTGGCTATACTTTCCCTCATCTTCACCCAGATATGGAAAGTGATCCTGAAATGATGGCTTTAATTATTCGTGACCAAGTATTTGGCGTTGTCGATGCAAGTCCAAGTGGCAACGTCATTGCTGGTGCGGATGGAACAATTGAAGGCGCTTTAAAAGATCAAGTCTTATATCCGGATAAGAAAATTCATCTTTATGATGAAACGGTAGATAAATTTATTGGAAATATTACGCCAGAAAAAGAAGCAGAAGGGACATCATTTACGGATGAATACCCATATTTAATTTCAGCTGGTACACATAGTAATGAAGCTGGTGTGAATACAAACATGAGAAATCCAGCAGCGTATCAATATCGTCAGCCTTATGTTTTCAAAATGAATCCTGAAGATGCAATGGAAATGGATTTTAAAGATGGACAATGGGTGAAAGTTACAACAAAAGTTGGATCGATTAAAGCGCCAATACAATATACATATAATGCCGCACGTGGTTATGGAAATATTTCTCATTACTTTGGATTATTTGATGAAGAAGGAAAAGCGTATGGAGAAGCCGTTAATCAATTAACATCAGCACAAGATATTGACGAAATCGCCGGTGATGCTATTTACCGTTATGTACCATGTAGAGTTGATGTGCTTGAGGAAGGGGAAGAATATGGATTGTGGAACTATGAAAAATAA
- a CDS encoding NAD(P)H-dependent oxidoreductase subunit E — protein sequence MKNKDTSKSVLELALDMQKECGWVTEEAVKEIASLRKMPESRVYETLSFYSMILLDAPAEVRIEFCRGTSCYIADGVNLLEEIQNITNCTIGECSKDGKYQLEYCECLGHCETAPNVVVNGMLYTSVTKESINNILKEASL from the coding sequence ATGAAAAATAAAGATACAAGTAAAAGTGTTCTTGAACTGGCGCTTGATATGCAAAAAGAATGTGGTTGGGTTACTGAAGAAGCGGTTAAAGAAATTGCTTCATTAAGAAAAATGCCAGAATCAAGAGTTTATGAAACATTAAGTTTTTATTCAATGATTCTTTTAGATGCTCCGGCAGAAGTAAGAATTGAATTTTGCCGTGGAACGAGCTGTTATATTGCAGATGGAGTGAATCTTTTAGAAGAAATACAAAATATTACAAACTGTACGATCGGTGAATGTTCTAAAGATGGTAAATATCAGCTTGAATATTGCGAATGTCTAGGTCATTGTGAAACTGCTCCAAACGTTGTTGTCAATGGTATGTTATATACATCAGTAACTAAAGAATCAATTAATAATATTTTGAAGGAGGCGTCTTTGTAA
- a CDS encoding NADH-ubiquinone oxidoreductase-F iron-sulfur binding region domain-containing protein, with protein sequence MAAQETRIALRNLGKINPNSIDDYISIGGYEALAKAKTIDQDELISEIENASKLRGRGGAGFNTGFKWSGAKASTGDIKYVVCNADEGEPGTFKDRVIIENDPHTIIEGILIAAYAISATDAIIYCRGEYEEQIALLKNAIKQAKEKGLSDGVNLRVYTGAGSYVCGEETALLNSIEEKRAEPRLKPPYPTVKGAFGKPTVVNNVETFANVPVIVKNGSEWFSQIGSKEYPGTKVFPVSGDVKNPGCYEMTTNSSLADIVIDLAGGVAGGHTIKAVQLGGSSCGYIKGDEMNMSIDFDSLRNSGRALGSGAILVLNETHNMVDQVQQILHFFAHESCGKCTPCREGLYQAGVIIDKFADVKGSEADLKMLMTLSEMMSKDCFCALGQGALTAFESAYENFPEDFDKRMVK encoded by the coding sequence ATGGCAGCACAAGAAACAAGAATAGCTCTTCGTAATTTAGGAAAAATCAATCCAAACTCAATAGATGATTATATTTCAATCGGAGGATATGAAGCATTAGCCAAAGCTAAAACGATCGATCAAGATGAATTGATTTCTGAAATCGAAAATGCTTCTAAACTTCGAGGAAGAGGTGGTGCTGGTTTTAATACTGGATTTAAATGGTCTGGAGCAAAGGCAAGTACCGGAGATATCAAATACGTTGTATGTAATGCGGATGAAGGTGAACCAGGAACATTTAAAGACAGAGTTATCATCGAAAACGATCCACATACAATCATTGAAGGTATCTTAATTGCAGCATATGCGATTAGCGCTACTGACGCAATTATTTATTGTAGAGGTGAATATGAAGAACAAATCGCTTTATTAAAAAATGCGATTAAACAAGCTAAAGAAAAAGGATTGAGCGATGGTGTGAATCTTAGAGTATACACAGGTGCTGGTTCTTATGTTTGTGGAGAAGAAACAGCTCTTTTAAACTCAATTGAAGAAAAACGTGCTGAACCACGTTTAAAGCCGCCATATCCGACCGTAAAAGGTGCTTTTGGAAAACCTACTGTTGTCAATAATGTAGAAACATTTGCGAATGTTCCTGTTATTGTAAAAAATGGTTCTGAATGGTTCTCACAAATCGGTTCTAAAGAATATCCAGGAACAAAAGTATTTCCAGTTTCAGGGGATGTAAAGAACCCTGGATGTTATGAAATGACAACAAACTCTTCACTTGCTGATATTGTAATTGATCTTGCAGGTGGTGTGGCAGGAGGTCATACAATTAAAGCTGTTCAATTAGGTGGATCATCATGTGGATATATCAAAGGTGATGAGATGAATATGTCAATCGATTTTGATTCTTTAAGAAATAGCGGTAGAGCTTTAGGCTCAGGTGCGATTTTAGTTTTAAATGAAACACATAATATGGTAGATCAAGTACAACAAATTCTTCACTTCTTTGCGCATGAATCATGTGGGAAATGCACTCCATGTAGAGAAGGTTTATATCAGGCAGGTGTTATCATTGATAAATTCGCTGATGTTAAGGGTAGTGAAGCAGATTTAAAAATGTTAATGACTTTATCTGAAATGATGTCAAAAGATTGTTTTTGCGCACTTGGTCAGGGTGCATTAACAGCCTTTGAGAGTGCTTACGAAAATTTTCCTGAAGATTTTGACAAAAGGATGGTGAAGTAA